From the Brevibacillus choshinensis genome, one window contains:
- the comER gene encoding late competence protein ComER produces MDRIGFIGTGSMGSILIEALLSAKALSPGQIIISNRTPAKAEQLAERHPGLVIAPSNAELAKQAPVLLLCVKPLEYQVMLEQIIPELTPEHLLITITSPIKLTQLEDMVPCAVARVVPSITNAACSGISLCEFGSRIDESQKQYILTLVTHISHPTLVSEAFLRVSSDITSCGPAFLSYILQQMIQDAVSETGIAHEAATYLTTQMFIGMADLLKEDIFTLPSLQQRVCVPGGITGEGLIALQNGIPGVFADVFRRTHAKFAEDQELAERKLSNQHP; encoded by the coding sequence ATGGATAGGATCGGGTTCATCGGTACAGGCAGCATGGGCAGCATCCTCATTGAAGCGTTGCTGTCAGCCAAAGCCCTGTCCCCCGGCCAGATCATCATTAGTAACCGCACTCCCGCCAAAGCGGAACAACTGGCTGAACGTCATCCCGGATTGGTCATTGCACCGAGCAACGCCGAGCTCGCCAAGCAAGCCCCGGTTTTGCTACTGTGTGTCAAACCACTGGAATATCAAGTCATGCTGGAACAGATCATTCCTGAATTGACACCGGAGCACCTCTTGATTACCATCACCAGCCCTATCAAGCTCACACAGCTGGAAGACATGGTTCCGTGCGCTGTCGCGAGGGTCGTGCCGAGTATTACAAATGCTGCATGCAGCGGAATCAGCCTCTGTGAATTCGGCTCTCGCATAGATGAGTCTCAAAAACAGTACATTCTCACTCTCGTCACCCACATCAGCCATCCTACACTGGTCTCTGAAGCTTTTCTACGAGTCTCCTCAGACATCACAAGCTGCGGTCCTGCTTTTTTGAGTTACATCCTCCAGCAAATGATCCAGGACGCGGTATCCGAAACAGGAATCGCCCACGAGGCTGCTACTTACTTGACCACACAGATGTTCATCGGTATGGCAGATCTTTTAAAAGAGGATATTTTTACACTCCCCTCCTTGCAACAAAGGGTATGTGTACCCGGAGGCATCACTGGTGAAGGTCTCATTGCTTTGCAAAATGGAATCCCTGGTGTCTTTGCCGATGTATTTCGCCGCACACATGCTAAATTCGCCGAAGATCAAGAGCTGGCGGAGCGCAAACTGTCCAATCAGCATCCGTAA
- a CDS encoding ComEA family DNA-binding protein, whose product MLLEWWERYRRIILCFGAIFLIGSSLWLYQARSTEHAGMNSQLPLIAPAYASEESTLLSEDTPSLEVQKETTLSKPKETRTIDKEGTPPPMFVDVKGHVKQAGLYQLDTGMRVADAIAKAGGAKPDADLEQINLAALLTDGTAIVIPAKGDSQAAQITPTGLSPATYKPGGVSLSAPATDDSIQLNTATAEQLMSLPGIGEARAKAILRYREEKGPFRSPDELKEIEGIGDKMYDRIKDRIRIQ is encoded by the coding sequence GTGTTACTGGAATGGTGGGAGCGTTATCGGCGTATCATTTTGTGCTTTGGTGCCATCTTTCTCATTGGAAGTAGTCTATGGCTCTACCAGGCACGCTCAACGGAGCATGCTGGTATGAATTCCCAGCTTCCCTTGATTGCCCCAGCATACGCTTCTGAGGAATCCACGCTGCTATCTGAGGACACCCCCTCCCTCGAAGTCCAAAAAGAAACGACTCTTTCCAAGCCCAAAGAAACTCGAACCATAGATAAGGAAGGAACTCCCCCTCCTATGTTCGTAGACGTAAAGGGACATGTCAAACAGGCAGGGTTGTATCAATTGGACACAGGTATGCGGGTCGCTGATGCCATCGCCAAGGCAGGAGGAGCAAAGCCAGATGCTGACCTCGAGCAAATTAATCTGGCAGCACTACTCACAGACGGGACGGCAATCGTCATCCCCGCTAAAGGAGACTCACAAGCAGCGCAGATCACGCCTACAGGTCTTTCCCCTGCGACTTACAAGCCTGGTGGTGTCAGTCTTTCTGCACCCGCCACAGATGATTCCATCCAGCTCAACACAGCAACCGCTGAGCAATTAATGAGCTTGCCTGGCATCGGTGAAGCAAGAGCGAAAGCAATCCTCCGTTATCGTGAGGAAAAAGGCCCCTTTCGTTCCCCAGATGAGCTGAAAGAAATCGAAGGCATCGGCGATAAGATGTACGATCGGATAAAGGATCGTATACGGATTCAGTAG
- the asnB gene encoding asparagine synthase (glutamine-hydrolyzing), translating to MCGIVSLYNKRQTPVGQEAISAMTGVILHRGPDDDGFHLEDNVALGFRRLSIIDVEGGHQPLFNETRDIWIIGNGEVYNYKELQQWLKDIGHVFQTDSDIETILHLYEEVGTDAPKHLRGMFGFTIYDSRKKRLFGARDHFGIKPLYYVETADSIGVASEIKSLLELPGLTREVNHTAFYHYLTFQYVPDPETMYRGIYRVPPAHSFIVENDQIRLERYWDVEFNPDESKPFSYYVEGTRSVLLESVDKHRISEVSRGAFLSSGVDSSSIVGMLRTFEPVKTFSVGSDIPGYSELDFARRTAQYLGSEHHEMVVNAQQYMNELPRLIWHQDEPVADPSAILLYFVAQMASEHVTVVLSGEGADEFFGGYNIYREPNSLKMFSGMPGWMRNSIGYMAERLPDQVKGKNFLIRGSKTVEERFFGNALIFSEEMKKRVVMDDIANSGSYVSPFTITEEIYKRASQYDDVTKMQYLDIHTWLRGNILMKADKMTMANSLELRVPFIDLKVFEFAATIPTKYKIANGTTKHVLREAMKDFLPPEIKMRKKLGFPVPTRHWLKNEFYKWAKEIIFESKVDDLINKAYVLYMLDEHREGNADYSRKIWTILVFMLWHQIFIEQKHTFDPYVSPNVDIRRKKNSLQHIG from the coding sequence ATGTGTGGAATCGTATCACTCTATAACAAGCGGCAAACGCCTGTCGGGCAAGAAGCGATCAGCGCGATGACCGGTGTCATCCTGCACCGGGGTCCAGACGACGATGGTTTTCATCTAGAGGATAACGTCGCCTTGGGCTTTCGTCGTTTAAGCATCATTGACGTGGAAGGCGGACACCAACCGCTGTTTAACGAAACACGAGACATCTGGATCATTGGGAATGGGGAAGTCTACAACTACAAAGAATTGCAACAATGGTTAAAGGACATCGGTCACGTCTTTCAAACCGATTCTGATATCGAAACCATCCTGCACCTCTATGAGGAAGTAGGAACAGACGCGCCTAAGCACTTGCGCGGTATGTTCGGATTTACTATCTACGACTCTCGTAAAAAACGCCTTTTTGGTGCACGTGACCACTTTGGAATTAAGCCACTCTACTATGTGGAGACAGCTGATTCTATCGGCGTTGCCAGCGAGATCAAAAGCTTGCTGGAGCTGCCGGGCCTGACTCGGGAAGTGAATCATACTGCTTTTTACCACTACCTCACCTTCCAATACGTACCGGATCCAGAGACCATGTATCGCGGCATTTACCGCGTACCACCGGCTCACTCGTTCATTGTAGAAAACGACCAGATCAGACTGGAACGTTACTGGGATGTCGAGTTCAATCCGGATGAGAGCAAACCGTTCTCCTATTATGTAGAAGGAACTCGTAGTGTCCTACTCGAATCGGTTGATAAACACCGTATTAGCGAAGTATCGCGTGGGGCATTTCTCTCCAGCGGGGTAGATTCCAGCAGTATTGTCGGTATGCTACGTACATTTGAGCCAGTCAAAACCTTTTCTGTCGGTTCTGACATTCCTGGCTATAGCGAGCTGGACTTTGCACGACGAACCGCACAATATTTGGGCTCAGAGCATCACGAAATGGTCGTTAACGCCCAGCAATATATGAACGAGCTGCCTCGCCTCATCTGGCATCAAGATGAACCGGTAGCGGATCCTTCTGCGATCTTGCTCTACTTTGTTGCACAGATGGCCAGCGAGCATGTAACCGTCGTTCTTTCCGGAGAAGGAGCAGATGAATTCTTCGGAGGCTACAACATTTATCGGGAACCAAACTCCTTGAAAATGTTCTCTGGCATGCCTGGCTGGATGCGCAACTCCATCGGCTACATGGCTGAACGCCTCCCTGATCAGGTCAAAGGAAAGAACTTCCTGATCCGCGGATCCAAAACAGTGGAAGAGCGTTTCTTCGGTAATGCATTGATCTTTAGTGAAGAAATGAAGAAGCGTGTCGTCATGGATGACATCGCAAACTCGGGCTCATATGTTTCCCCGTTCACGATTACGGAAGAAATTTACAAGCGCGCTTCTCAGTACGATGACGTGACCAAGATGCAGTACTTGGATATCCACACTTGGCTTCGCGGTAACATTCTGATGAAGGCAGACAAAATGACGATGGCAAACTCCCTGGAGCTGCGCGTTCCATTCATTGACCTGAAAGTCTTTGAATTCGCTGCGACCATCCCAACGAAGTACAAAATCGCTAACGGAACGACCAAGCATGTCCTGCGCGAGGCGATGAAAGACTTCCTACCACCAGAAATCAAGATGAGAAAGAAACTGGGCTTCCCAGTTCCAACTCGTCACTGGCTGAAAAACGAATTCTACAAATGGGCGAAGGAAATCATTTTCGAATCCAAAGTGGACGATTTGATCAACAAAGCCTACGTTCTCTACATGCTGGATGAGCATCGGGAAGGCAATGCCGATTACAGCCGCAAAATCTGGACAATCCTCGTCTTCATGCTGTGGCACCAGATCTTTATCGAGCAAAAACACACGTTTGACCCGTACGTTAGTCCAAATGTAGATATTCGACGTAAAAAGAATTCGCTCCAGCACATCGGATAA
- a CDS encoding DNA internalization-related competence protein ComEC/Rec2, with protein sequence MTLYRASITMVFGLLLSAYLHPAWLLAAAAIGCAVPMITAIPDSLRRCIILYVFTSILSGLYFTGYEILHQSELKPYAEQERSIWVRGTIDSAVIRDGDVARFYLDVQEWTFSGKNWNKIGRTERLAIRIKLDQEEEAEKAEAWRRGSAWSGHVRLSVPSGARNPYAFDYSRYLYWQGVQVIGEASYRTVQVEASNGMWAQFQNWQDDAASRVESLFDDPEVAGYMKSLLLGVGDDVNPELAEMYADLGLSHVLAISGLHVTLVSSMFMWTLERTGLGRRWALTATVSMLIGYVFIVGASASAVRSGLMGGVGLACQVLGKRIDGKDVWAGTLIVMLLANPCQLWHIGFQLSFAVTLGLIIFVPFSQHIFIRIPLWIRTLVAVTIAAQAVSFPFLIYHFHQFSALSWLVNLIVTPILSMVVLPLGYIALVVGMIHPFLASWPVLLSTHLLQWLHEPLFALNQMEMPFSHWPHPDWWWLLLYAGLLFVLPILWQMGYHRQRDAIVCLALYIGLLVLARQPFSGDQEVRITFLDVGQGDSIVVEISNQKVYLIDAGGTIRFPVRESWREKRDPFEVGKDIVLPFLRARGIETIDRVVLTHGDLDHIGGMAALVPRFSFGEVLVNGDTPEGKEREVLQQFHQKGVPILTGRPGQSWSDAPGVDWRWLQPGQPSEASGNEASIVLQLTAYGKSVLFTGDIERDGERRVVQYGLPEVDVLKVAHHGSDTSSTDALLASLRPKTAVISVGANNRYGHPSAEVLQRLKKTGSKVYRTDRHGAVTLIITPNGMAWKTQGSNT encoded by the coding sequence GTGACGTTGTACAGAGCCAGCATCACAATGGTTTTCGGACTGTTACTGTCTGCCTACTTGCACCCAGCCTGGCTGTTGGCTGCTGCAGCAATCGGCTGTGCTGTTCCAATGATCACAGCGATACCCGACTCACTACGTAGGTGCATCATACTCTATGTATTCACATCTATTTTATCAGGTCTCTATTTTACTGGGTACGAGATTCTCCATCAATCGGAGTTAAAGCCGTATGCGGAGCAAGAGCGAAGCATTTGGGTGCGTGGAACAATTGATTCGGCAGTGATCCGGGATGGAGATGTCGCTCGTTTCTATTTAGATGTTCAAGAGTGGACATTTAGTGGTAAAAATTGGAATAAAATAGGTCGAACAGAACGATTGGCCATCCGAATCAAGCTAGATCAAGAAGAAGAAGCAGAAAAGGCAGAAGCATGGAGGAGAGGTAGTGCATGGTCGGGCCATGTTCGACTATCCGTACCTTCAGGAGCTCGCAATCCGTATGCCTTTGACTATTCGCGTTATTTGTACTGGCAAGGAGTACAGGTGATAGGCGAAGCATCGTATCGAACGGTGCAGGTAGAAGCGAGCAACGGAATGTGGGCACAGTTTCAAAACTGGCAGGACGATGCAGCAAGTAGAGTCGAGTCACTCTTTGACGATCCCGAAGTGGCAGGTTATATGAAGTCATTACTACTGGGCGTAGGGGACGATGTGAACCCCGAACTGGCAGAAATGTACGCGGATTTGGGTTTGAGCCATGTTCTCGCTATTTCCGGTTTGCATGTCACGCTTGTCAGCAGCATGTTCATGTGGACATTAGAACGAACCGGACTTGGCCGTAGATGGGCTTTGACAGCGACGGTCAGCATGCTCATTGGCTACGTGTTTATTGTCGGAGCGAGCGCCTCGGCTGTGCGGTCTGGGCTTATGGGAGGAGTCGGACTTGCCTGTCAGGTGCTGGGCAAAAGGATAGACGGCAAGGACGTATGGGCAGGCACGCTCATCGTCATGCTGCTTGCCAACCCGTGCCAACTTTGGCATATCGGATTTCAGCTCTCGTTTGCGGTCACTCTAGGCCTCATCATTTTCGTGCCGTTCAGCCAACACATCTTCATCCGAATCCCTTTGTGGATCCGTACGCTGGTCGCCGTTACGATAGCGGCACAAGCGGTGTCTTTTCCGTTTCTGATTTATCATTTCCATCAATTTTCTGCTCTTTCTTGGCTGGTCAATCTGATCGTTACCCCCATCCTTTCCATGGTCGTCTTGCCGTTGGGATATATTGCTCTCGTAGTGGGTATGATTCATCCGTTTTTGGCTAGTTGGCCCGTGTTGTTATCGACTCACCTTCTGCAGTGGCTGCATGAGCCTTTGTTTGCGTTGAATCAAATGGAAATGCCCTTTTCTCATTGGCCGCATCCTGACTGGTGGTGGCTCTTGCTGTATGCAGGACTCTTGTTCGTATTGCCCATTTTGTGGCAGATGGGGTATCATCGGCAAAGAGATGCAATCGTTTGTTTAGCCCTATATATCGGGCTCTTAGTGCTGGCGAGGCAGCCGTTTTCAGGTGATCAGGAAGTGAGAATTACCTTTCTGGATGTGGGCCAGGGGGATTCAATCGTTGTCGAAATTAGTAATCAGAAGGTATACTTAATTGATGCGGGTGGGACCATTCGCTTCCCCGTGCGTGAATCATGGAGGGAGAAACGCGATCCTTTTGAAGTGGGAAAAGATATCGTTCTCCCCTTTTTGAGAGCTCGAGGGATCGAGACCATCGACCGTGTCGTCCTGACGCACGGTGACCTGGATCACATCGGAGGAATGGCTGCACTCGTACCCCGGTTTTCTTTTGGGGAGGTTCTAGTAAATGGCGATACACCAGAGGGAAAAGAGAGAGAAGTTCTTCAACAGTTTCACCAAAAGGGAGTTCCAATCTTGACGGGAAGACCCGGGCAGTCGTGGTCAGATGCTCCGGGTGTGGATTGGAGATGGCTACAACCGGGACAACCATCAGAAGCTTCCGGCAATGAAGCCTCCATCGTGCTGCAGCTTACCGCGTACGGAAAATCGGTGTTGTTCACCGGCGACATCGAACGTGACGGGGAAAGGCGAGTTGTACAATATGGGTTACCGGAAGTCGATGTATTAAAAGTAGCCCACCATGGCAGCGATACTTCTAGTACGGATGCATTGCTGGCGTCATTGCGCCCCAAAACGGCGGTTATCTCAGTGGGTGCAAATAACCGCTACGGTCATCCATCAGCTGAAGTATTACAACGATTAAAAAAAACGGGATCCAAGGTGTATAGAACCGACAGGCACGGTGCTGTGACGCTGATCATTACGCCGAATGGAATGGCTTGGAAGACCCAAGGATCCAATACATAA
- a CDS encoding RNA polymerase sigma factor produces the protein MQEAELIRKAQSGDHDALVDLLRSIETSVYRSAYYILGNEQDALDAAQEVLIRIYRKLDTYQEKAKFSTWVQRIVSNVCMDKFRAKKETVSIDEHELIIPDRNNVEDEILLTGLSNDIQEAIGKLPRQYRMVVVLRYLEDLSYQEIAEALDLPLNTVKSYLFRARQQLQELLYDYQKGGIG, from the coding sequence ATGCAGGAAGCAGAGTTGATCAGGAAAGCGCAGTCCGGGGATCATGATGCGCTAGTCGATCTGCTCCGATCCATTGAGACCTCCGTTTACCGCAGCGCTTACTATATTCTTGGGAACGAACAGGACGCACTCGATGCTGCCCAGGAAGTGCTTATTCGCATCTATCGAAAATTAGACACCTATCAGGAAAAGGCAAAATTTTCCACCTGGGTTCAACGAATCGTCAGCAATGTCTGTATGGATAAATTTCGAGCGAAGAAGGAAACGGTCTCAATTGACGAGCATGAGCTGATAATCCCTGATCGAAACAACGTAGAAGATGAAATCCTTCTCACTGGATTGTCGAATGACATTCAGGAAGCCATTGGAAAACTGCCGAGGCAGTATCGAATGGTCGTAGTACTCCGTTATCTGGAGGATCTATCCTACCAGGAAATTGCGGAAGCATTGGATTTGCCGCTTAACACGGTAAAGTCGTATTTGTTCCGGGCTAGACAACAATTGCAGGAACTTCTGTACGACTACCAGAAAGGGGGAATCGGTTGA